TCTTCTTCATCGGTGACAAGCTCGACATCTGATAGCATCTCAAGTGAGGTGAGATTCCCTCTTTCTGCTTCCTTCAGGTTCATTTGCACAATATTAGTTGTTTCTGCCTTTACCCTGTTGATGATTTCTGTATTGAATTTTACTACAGTGGTCGTTCCGCCATCGACAGGGACGAATTCTATCACCTTATCAATATCCATCCCGCTGGCGATTTTTTTATTGATGGCCTTATTGATCACCAGGGTGGCAATCTTTCTTGTCTGGGATTCTGCATATTTCATCAATGTGGGCTCTAGCCCTTTATCTATGATCCAGAGTCCTGCTGCTGTTGAAAAGGAAAAAAAGACGAATGTCAGCAGGAATACATACCTGAAAGGCAAGGGCCCTTTCCGAGGCAGCCGCCGGCCGAATTTTGCCAAAACAAATCCCCCCTCTAAAGCTATATGTATGCTTTAAAGGGGGGAACTAGCCTAAAAATATAATTAACTTTGTACTGCTACATGGACTAGATAAAATTAATAACTATTGGCGTACTCGTATTTAATGATTGTATCGCAACTGACAATCATTAGTGATAAGCTGGACTTCAGGTCGAGGTGATATGGCTCCACTCTTTGCCCGTTTTCCTCGAGTATACGGACAACAGGCCGCTCACTCAAGCCAGGATTCTGCTCGGCCACTACTCCCTTCCGCCCATCACTCAGGATGACAGTCAGACCGACCGGATAGATCGCCACAGCCCTGCGGAAGGCATCGACCACTTTTGGATCAAACAGACTGCCTGCCCCGGAATAAAGGATTTCCAGGCCTTCATGCGGCAGCATGGCCGGCCGGTATACTCTGTTAGACGTGACGGCATCAAACACATCCGCTACACCAAGTATTTTTCCGAACAGGTGAATTTCGTCCTCCTTCAATCCGCGCGGATATCCTCCGCCATTCAACCGTTCATGATGCTGAAAAGCACAGTGAGCGACAATCAGCGGGACAGTCGGAATATTCCTCAGCATCTGGAATCCGTCCTCGGCATGGGCCTTGATGATCTGGAATTCTTCCGCAGTCAGCTTGCCTGGCTTCGATAAGATTTCCTCAGGCACGTTCATTTTGCCAACATCATGTAAAATCGCACCCAGCCCAAGCTGCTCAAGCTCCTTGGGGGTCAGCTTCATTTCAATCCCGATTGCCAAAGCATACAATGTGACATTCAGGGAATGGGAAAAAATATAATGGTCATGCAAGAATACATCGGACAGCAAGTTCAGCAGTTCTTTGCTCCTTTGCAGCTCATCAAGCAAATCACTGATCAGCTTCTTGAAGGTCCTTGCTGATTTTTCAAGTACAAAGGTCTGCGAAACCTTTGTATCCAGTTGAATTTGCTTGAACGTACCTCCGATTGTCATAATTGCATTGACGCGTAATTCATCTGATATGGAATTTTTCACGATGATATCATCTGTGTCAGGGTCTTTGATATAGATATAGTCAATACCAAACTCTTCTAGACGTCTAAGGATCTTTCCCTCAAGCCGAGCGCCCACGTTCAAAAGAACTTGGCCCTTGTCATTATGAATGGCTTTTCCGAGTAAAGCCCCTTCCTCTACCGAAGTGGTGGCTACGAGTCTCATGTTAATTCCCACTTTATCTGTTAGTTGAGGTGGCTGAATCAAGCCACAAAATAAGAAAATTTTACATAAAACGACAATATTTTCTTTATATTCTATCACAATAATTATAGCTGTGGTGACACCTTTTCATTTTTTGAGTTGGGAAAAAAGCAGTTCAGTTATTATATCGGATGCCAACATTTCTTCTTAACCATTGCCATCATTTATTCACAATTATTAAGAAAAGCGCAAGCACCTTGGTCAGCCCCGACAAGCGCTGGAGCTGGACAATTCTCGAAATAGAATTTATACATCTTATCTATATAAAAAGACAGCCATTCAGGCTGTCTTTAGTTAATTCATGAGCAGCAATGCTTCTTTGCCAATCATGCCTTTTATGGCGCCAAGGTTCTCCGCTTCATATGTTACGGATTCCAGCGGGGCTTCAAGCAATTCTTCGATTGTTTTTACGCCAACCGCCCTGCCGGCAATCACCTTCCTGCCTTTTAGTTTTTCATTGAGAAGAGCGACATCGAGAGCGCCGCACATAATATAACCCTTGTCTCCTGTAACGACTAACAGGTTTGTTTTCGGCAGTTTTACAGAAATGCATAAAAATGTCCTGCCTTCTATCTCAATAGGTGACATATCGATCATGATCACAACTCCCTCCTTCAATCCCAATAACACTCTATGACAGAGAAGGAGAAAGCGTGATATTTTGCTCATATATTGATGTGCGATGGCTGGTTATTTTTGTTGCTGCTATTGTTGAGAGAGGTATGAGAATTCATAAGCGGATAATTTCCGGCTATTGTATATAGAGGACGCTCATGAAGCATTCATAAGCGAATAAATTCCGTCTAAAATTAATAGAGTACTGGTTTGAAGCGTAAATAAACGGAGATATTCCGGTTAACTGCAAAAAATAAGACAAAAAACTACGATTTGGATGAGATAAGCGGAAAAACGACCCTTATTTTTAAAGAAATAAGGGTCATTTCAAATTTAAGCGGAATTGTTCCGTCTATTTTCTATACAAACAACAATCATTTTATTGTACGATTCTAAAGAGACGCAAGCTTCCACTCAAGCAAATTGCGAAGAAACTCGGGCAGCCAGTATCGTTTTTCCTCAGCCCGCTGAATTTCCGGGAAAAAGCGGCCAAAGGTGAACATATCAGGGATGGCCAGCGTATAGTGCTCTTTTGCTTCAATCAGCTTGCCATTGATGAGAATCTGCGGATAATTCCCCTTTTGCTGAAACTCAATTCCATCGTATTCCATGACCCCCATGACGGTACCGCGGAAGCCCAGGCCCTTAATCTGAAGATGTGGCCATTTCTCATCCCTGGTCTGCAGGAGCACTTCTTTTAGCTCTGCTCCTGACATCCTGATTGTACAAGGATTGATCGGATGCGGGCAGATTTCGAGCAAATCGAATTTCGTTACATTTCCCTGCTTCAGTCCCTTGAGAATCATCCCGGCATTCATGAACGCACAATCGGCATCGCACCATTCCCGCAATGCCTGAGTGAGCATCTTTGAAAGCTTCGAATGCTGAAGAGGATCTGCCTTTAAATCGTCTGGCAAAACAGCCACTGTTTCTGCCATCAGCTCTTTGCCTTCAAAGAAATATCCTTCGGCCATTTCCCGTTCATCTTGAGCCTGATCCGCCTCATTCATATCATAGAGAACGGCTTTCCTATGTATAATTTCCTTCGTCTTCCCATCAAGCTTCAAGGTCACATGGCCAGTATAGTAGCCAAACTTCCCGGCTCCCGCCAGCAAGCTGGATCCAACTTCTTTGCCCTCATGTAAAATATGATGGGTATGGCCGCCAAGAATGACGTCAATCTCAGGGAACATTCCGGCAATCAGTTCATCATCATGGATTCCAAGATGTGAGAGAAGGATAATGAGGTCGGTTTGACCCTTTAATTGAGCGATGCAATTTTTCAACTCTTCAATTGGGTCATTCAGCTTCCAGCCCAGCTGTTCATAAAACCGGCCAAAGTTCACTGTGACGCCAATGACCCCAATTCTCGTCCCGGTGTTGCTTATGTATACATGATATGGCTTCGCCCACTCCGGTTTATTTCCATCCTGGTAATAAAGATTCGCTACAAGCATTTCAAACTTTTTTTCAAGATACATTGAATCCAGGTTTTCAAATGGAAGAGTGATGCCTTCGTTATTGCCTATAGTCGCTGCATCGTAGCCAGCTTCATTCAAAAGTCGGCAGTTCGCTTTTCCCCTTGACGCATCAGATAGCGGGTGCCAGCGGTCCATATGATCGCCAATATCGAAAACAAGAACCTCGTCACCCATTTCCTCGTGCCAACGCCGGCGCTCGGTCACAAGCTTATGGATGCTTGGCCAGTGCTCCAAATGACTGTGCAAATCATTCGTATGGTAAATATGAATAACTTCTTCCATCTAACCATCCATCCTCTTGTTAAAGTGAATTGCCCCCCTGATTGTTGCCAGGAGGGTAAAAAATATTTAAAACAAATCAAGCTGCCTCGGGTTTAACCCTTCATATTCGATATCCATTAACTCCAGCATTTGTTTCGCATTATCAGCAGCATCCCCGCCGGAATTGTTGTTGAACAAGACGAAAACCTGGGACGTGCTCTCGTTGAGCTTTTGCAGGTTTTCTGCCCACTCTTTTAATTCTGTCTGGTTATAGCGATACAAATAGCGGACTTCACGCCAATCTTGTCCTTTTCCCTTCTTGTTCCAGCCATGGACATTCCGGCCATGAAAGCGAACAAGCAC
This portion of the Mesobacillus sp. S13 genome encodes:
- the yunB gene encoding sporulation protein YunB translates to MAKFGRRLPRKGPLPFRYVFLLTFVFFSFSTAAGLWIIDKGLEPTLMKYAESQTRKIATLVINKAINKKIASGMDIDKVIEFVPVDGGTTTVVKFNTEIINRVKAETTNIVQMNLKEAERGNLTSLEMLSDVELVTDEEDREAGIIYYVPLGQATNNALLGNMGPRVPVKFNAIGDVTADVVWETEEHGINNTLINVSVRVKVNVQIIIPFATEIATVQENIPIGSFYYPGKVPQFYNGGGDTSPAIQLPGE
- a CDS encoding HD-GYP domain-containing protein, yielding MRLVATTSVEEGALLGKAIHNDKGQVLLNVGARLEGKILRRLEEFGIDYIYIKDPDTDDIIVKNSISDELRVNAIMTIGGTFKQIQLDTKVSQTFVLEKSARTFKKLISDLLDELQRSKELLNLLSDVFLHDHYIFSHSLNVTLYALAIGIEMKLTPKELEQLGLGAILHDVGKMNVPEEILSKPGKLTAEEFQIIKAHAEDGFQMLRNIPTVPLIVAHCAFQHHERLNGGGYPRGLKEDEIHLFGKILGVADVFDAVTSNRVYRPAMLPHEGLEILYSGAGSLFDPKVVDAFRRAVAIYPVGLTVILSDGRKGVVAEQNPGLSERPVVRILEENGQRVEPYHLDLKSSLSLMIVSCDTIIKYEYANSY
- a CDS encoding YunC family protein, with product MIDMSPIEIEGRTFLCISVKLPKTNLLVVTGDKGYIMCGALDVALLNEKLKGRKVIAGRAVGVKTIEELLEAPLESVTYEAENLGAIKGMIGKEALLLMN
- a CDS encoding bifunctional metallophosphatase/5'-nucleotidase, producing the protein MEEVIHIYHTNDLHSHLEHWPSIHKLVTERRRWHEEMGDEVLVFDIGDHMDRWHPLSDASRGKANCRLLNEAGYDAATIGNNEGITLPFENLDSMYLEKKFEMLVANLYYQDGNKPEWAKPYHVYISNTGTRIGVIGVTVNFGRFYEQLGWKLNDPIEELKNCIAQLKGQTDLIILLSHLGIHDDELIAGMFPEIDVILGGHTHHILHEGKEVGSSLLAGAGKFGYYTGHVTLKLDGKTKEIIHRKAVLYDMNEADQAQDEREMAEGYFFEGKELMAETVAVLPDDLKADPLQHSKLSKMLTQALREWCDADCAFMNAGMILKGLKQGNVTKFDLLEICPHPINPCTIRMSGAELKEVLLQTRDEKWPHLQIKGLGFRGTVMGVMEYDGIEFQQKGNYPQILINGKLIEAKEHYTLAIPDMFTFGRFFPEIQRAEEKRYWLPEFLRNLLEWKLASL